A window from Saccharomyces cerevisiae S288C chromosome XIII, complete sequence encodes these proteins:
- the PIF1 gene encoding DNA helicase PIF1 (DNA helicase, potent G-quadruplex DNA binder/unwinder; possesses strand annealing activity; promotes DNA synthesis during break-induced replication; involved in crossover recombination; works with Hrq1p to maintain telomere length homeostasis; translation from different start sites produces mitochondrial (DNA repair and recombination) and nuclear (catalytic inhibitor of telomerase) isoforms; mutations affect Zn, Fe homeostasis; regulated by Rad53p-dependent phosphorylation in rho0 cells) yields the protein MPKWIRSTLNHIIPRRPFICSFNSFLLLKNVSHAKLSFSMSSRGFRSNNFIQAQLKHPSILSKEDLDLLSDSDDWEEPDCIQLETEKQEKKIITDIHKEDPVDKKPMRDKNVMNFINKDSPLSWNDMFKPSIIQPPQLISENSFDQSSQKKSRSTGFKNPLRPALKKESSFDELQNNSISQERSLEMINENEKKKMQFGEKIAVLTQRPSFTELQNDQDDSNLNPHNGVKVKIPICLSKEQESIIKLAENGHNIFYTGSAGTGKSILLREMIKVLKGIYGRENVAVTASTGLAACNIGGITIHSFAGIGLGKGDADKLYKKVRRSRKHLRRWENIGALVVDEISMLDAELLDKLDFIARKIRKNHQPFGGIQLIFCGDFFQLPPVSKDPNRPTKFAFESKAWKEGVKMTIMLQKVFRQRGDVKFIDMLNRMRLGNIDDETEREFKKLSRPLPDDEIIPAELYSTRMEVERANNSRLSKLPGQVHIFNAIDGGALEDEELKERLLQNFLAPKELHLKVGAQVMMVKNLDATLVNGSLGKVIEFMDPETYFCYEALTNDPSMPPEKLETWAENPSKLKAAMEREQSDGEESAVASRKSSVKEGFAKSDIGEPVSPLDSSVFDFMKRVKTDDEVVLENIKRKEQLMQTIHQNSAGKRRLPLVRFKASDMSTRMVLVEPEDWAIEDENEKPLVSRVQLPLMLAWSLSIHKSQGQTLPKVKVDLRRVFEKGQAYVALSRAVSREGLQVLNFDRTRIKAHQKVIDFYLTLSSAESAYKQLEADEQVKKRKLDYAPGPKYKAKSKSKSNSPAPISATTQSNNGIAAMLQRHSRKRFQLKKESNSNQVHSLVSDEPRGQDTEDHILE from the coding sequence ATGCCAAAGTGGATAAGATCAACATTGAATCATATTATACCAAGAAGGCCATTTATCTGTAGTTTCAacagttttcttttactcAAAAACGTATCGCACGCCAAACTATCGTTTTCTATGAGTAGTCGTGGTTTCAGGTCTAATAACTTTATTCAAGCACAATTGAAGCATCCTTCCatactttcaaaagaagacCTAGATTTGCTCTCTGATTCGGATGATTGGGAAGAACCTGATTGCATACAGTTAGAAACTGAGaagcaagaaaagaaaattatcaCTGACATACATAAAGAAGACCCGGTGGACAAAAAGCCTATGAGGGATAAAAATGTCATgaattttatcaataaaGACAGTCCTTTATCCTGGAACGATATGTTTAAACCCAGTATAATACAACCACCGCAGTTAATTTCTGAAAACTCATTTGACCAGAGcagtcaaaaaaaatcgagATCGACAGGATTCAAGAATCCATTAAGACCAGcgttgaaaaaggaaagttCTTTTGATGAACTTCAAAATAATTCTATATCTCAAGAGAGAAGTTTGGAAATGATAaatgaaaacgaaaagaagaaaatgcaaTTTGGAGAAAAGATTGCTGTTTTGACGCAAAGACCTAGCTTCACTGAATTGCAGAATGACCAAGATGACAGTAACTTGAATCCCCATAATGGTGTGAAAGTCAAGATACCGATTTGCTTAAgcaaagaacaagaaagtATCATCAAGTTGGCAGAAAATGGCCACAACATTTTTTATACAGGGAGTGCCGGTACCGGTAAATCCATTCTTTTACGTGAAATGATAAAAGTTTTAAAAGGCATATATGGTAGGGAGAATGTTGCAGTCACTGCTTCCACGGGTTTAGCTGCTTGTAATATCGGTGGTATAACCATACACTCGTTCGCTGGTATAGGATTAGGAAAAGGTGATGCGGATAAACTCTATAAAAAAGTTCGTAGGTCTCGAAAGCACCTAAGGCGCTGGGAAAATATTGGTGCTTTGGTTGTCGATGAAATATCAATGTTAGACGCAGAACTGCTTGATAAACTCGATTTCATAGCTAGAAAAATACGGAAAAATCATCAACCCTTCGGTGGAATTCAACTCATCTTCTGTGGCGATTTTTTCCAGTTACCGCCAGTATCAAAAGATCCTAATAGACCAACTAAGTTTGCTTTCGAATCCAAGGCTTGGAAAGAAGGTGTAAAGATGACGATTATGCTACAAAAGGTTTTTAGACAGCGAGGCGATGTTAAGTTCATTGACATGTTGAATCGGATGAGACTAGGcaatattgatgatgaaacaGAAAGAGAGTTCAAGAAGCTTTCTAGACCATTGCCAGACGATGAAATTATTCCCGCGGAACTTTATAGTACCAGAATGGAAGTAGAAAGGGCCAATAATTCAAGGCTAAGTAAATTGCCAGGCCAGGTGCATATTTTTAATGCAATCGATGGCGGTGCTTTGGAAGACGAAGAGTTAAAGGAAAGGCTgttacaaaattttttagcTCCAAAGGAATTACATTTGAAAGTTGGCGCTCAGGTTATGATGGTAAAAAATCTAGACGCAACATTAGTTAATGGATCCCTTGGTAAAGTCATCGAATTCATGGATCCAGAAACATATTTTTGCTATGAGGCGCTAACAAACGATCCATCTATGCCTCCAGAAAAACTCGAGACTTGGGCAGAAAACCCTTCAAAACTAAAAGCTGCAATGGAGAGGGAGCAAAGTGATGGGGAAGAAAGTGCGGTAGCTAGTCGCAAATCTTCAGTGAAGGAGGGATTTGCTAAGAGTGATATAGGTGAGCCGGTCTCTCCCCTAGATTCCTCAGTTTTTGACTTCATGAAGAGAGTCAAGACAGATGACGAAGTTGTGCTGGAAAATATAAAACGCAAGGAACAACTGATGCAGACCATACATCAAAACTCTGCAGGAAAACGAAGGTTACCTCTCGTGAGATTCAAAGCTTCTGATATGAGTACGAGGATGGTGCTTGTCGAGCCGGAGGATTGGGCGATAGAAgacgaaaatgaaaagcCACTGGTATCAAGGGTTCAATTACCGCTAATGCTTGCCTGGTCACTATCCATTCACAAATCTCAGGGTCAGACACTTCCAAAAGTTAAAGTGGATTTACGTAGAGTATTCGAAAAGGGTCAGGCGTACGTTGCCCTTTCTAGAGCTGTTTCAAGAGAAGGACTACAGGTGTTAAATTTTGACAGAACTAGGATCAAAGCACATCAAAAGGTAATTGATTTTTATCTTACTTTATCTTCAGCCGAAAGTGCCTATAAGCAACTTGAGGCAGATGAGcaagtgaaaaaaaggaagttaGACTACGCACCAGGCCCTAAATATAAGGCTAAATCCAAGTCAAAGTCAAATTCTCCAGCACCCATATCAGCGACCACACAATCTAATAATGGTATCGCAGCGATGTTGCAAAGACACAGTAGGAAGAGATTTcagttgaaaaaagagtCTAATAGTAATCAAGTTCATTCATTGGTTTCCGACGAACCTCGTGGTCAGGATACCGA